One genomic segment of Primulina tabacum isolate GXHZ01 chromosome 9, ASM2559414v2, whole genome shotgun sequence includes these proteins:
- the LOC142556950 gene encoding nuclear transcription factor Y subunit B-5-like, whose product MVDNSEASPSKDLKEPERLLPTANVGRIMKNILPQNAKISKEAKETMQECVSEFIGFVTSEDSEKCQKERRKTVNGDDICCALETLGFDDYAGPLKRYLDIYREIEGVKVNQSKASGSEDQMQENLFMYTVK is encoded by the coding sequence ATGGTTGATAATTCTGAAGCCAGCCCTTCGAAGGACCTCAAAGAACCAGAAAGACTGCTTCCGACAGCCAACGTCGGCagaatcatgaaaaatattctcCCACAGAACGCGAAGATCTCGAAAGAAGCTAAAGAAACTATGCAGGAGTGCGTGTCTGAGTTCATTGGATTCGTCACGAGCGAAGACTCGGAAAAGTGCCAAAAGGAGAGGCGAAAAACGGTGAACGGTGACGATATCTGCTGCGCTTTGGAGACGCTAGGGTTCGATGACTATGCAGGGCCTTTGAAGAGGTATTTGGATATATATAGAGAGATTGAAGGGGTTAAAGTTAATCAAAGTAAGGCTAGTGGTAGCGAAGATCAAATGCAGGAGAATTTATTCATGTATACCGTTAAATGA